A genomic segment from Mastomys coucha isolate ucsf_1 unplaced genomic scaffold, UCSF_Mcou_1 pScaffold7, whole genome shotgun sequence encodes:
- the LOC116082016 gene encoding histone H2A type 1-B/E, giving the protein MSGRGKQGGKARAKAKTRSSRAGLQFPVGRVHRLLRKGNYSERVGAGAPVYLAAVLEYLTAEILELAGNAARDNKKTRIIPRHLQLAIRNDEELNKLLGRVTIAQGGVLPNIQAVLLPKKTESHHKAKGK; this is encoded by the coding sequence ATGTCTGGACGCGGCAAGCAGGGCGGCAAGGCTCGCGCCAAGGCCAAGACCCGATCCTCCCGCGCCGGCCTACAGTTTCCCGTGGGCCGCGTGCACCGGCTGCTCCGCAAGGGCAACTACTCGGAGCGCGTGGGCGCCGGCGCCCCGGTGTACCTGGCGGCCGTGCTGGAGTACCTGACGGCCGAGATCCTGGAGCTGGCGGGCAACGCGGCCCGCGACAACAAGAAGACTCGCATCATCCCGCGCCACTTGCAGCTGGCCATCCGCAACGACGAGGAGCTCAACAAGCTGCTGGGCCGCGTCACCATCGCGCAGGGTGGTGTCCTGCCCAACATCCAGGCCGTGCTGCTGCCCAAGAAGACCGAGAGCCACCACAAGGCGAAGGGGAAGTGA
- the LOC116082022 gene encoding histone H2B type 1, whose product MPEPAKSAPAPKKGSKKAVTKAQKKDGKKRKRSRKESYSVYVYKVLKQVHPDTGISSKAMGIMNSFVNDIFERIAGEASRLAHYNKRSTITSREIQTAVRLLLPGELAKHAVSEGTKAVTKYTSSK is encoded by the coding sequence ATGCCTGAGCCTGCAAAGTCCGCTCCCGCCCCGAAGAAGGGCTCCAAGAAGGCTGTGACCAAGGCGCAGAAGAAAGACGGCAAGAAGCGCAAGCGCAGCCGCAAGGAGAGCTACTCAGTGTACGTGTACAAGGTGCTGAAGCAAGTGCACCCCGACACCGGCATCTCCTCCAAGGCCATGGGCATCATGAACTCGTTCGTGAACGACATCTTCGAGCGCATCGCAGGCGAGGCGTCGCGCCTGGCGCATTACAACAAGCGCTCGACCATCACGTCCCGGGAGATCCAGACGGCCGTGCGCCTGCTGCTGCCCGGGGAGCTGGCCAAGCACGCCGTGTCCGAGGGCACCAAGGCCGTTACCAAGTACACCAGTTCCAAGTGA
- the LOC116082014 gene encoding histone H2A type 1-B/E, producing the protein MSGRGKQGGKARAKAKTRSSRAGLQFPVGRVHRLLRKGNYSERVGAGAPVYLAAVLEYLTAEILELAGNAARDNKKTRIIPRHLQLAIRNDEELNKLLGRVTIAQGGVLPNIQAVLLPKKTESHHKAKGK; encoded by the coding sequence ATGTCTGGACGTGGCAAGCAGGGCGGCAAGGCTCGCGCCAAGGCTAAGACCCGCTCTTCCCGGGCCGGCCTGCAGTTCCCCGTGGGCCGCGTGCACCGGCTGCTCCGCAAGGGTAACTACTCGGAGCGCGTGGGCGCCGGCGCCCCGGTGTACCTGGCGGCCGTGCTGGAGTACCTGACAGCCGAGATCCTGGAGCTGGCGGGCAACGCGGCCCGCGACAACAAGAAGACGCGCATCATCCCGCGCCACTTGCAGCTGGCCATCCGCAACGACGAGGAGCTCAACAAGCTGCTGGGCCGCGTCACCATCGCGCAGGGCGGCGTCCTGCCCAACATCCAGGCCGTGCTGCTGCCCAAGAAGACAGAGAGCCACCACAAGGCCAAGGGGAAATAA